One window of the Podospora pseudopauciseta strain CBS 411.78 chromosome 4, whole genome shotgun sequence genome contains the following:
- a CDS encoding hypothetical protein (antiSMASH:Cluster_9; MEROPS:MER0090759; COG:O; EggNog:ENOG503PS7B) has product MKSSLLAFLAVGVAHSAGRLLYATRHGLVPDTVTSNVIPMRKHIVPSSQHRSSVVKPVYRRTADVNHPANLTNVHDVYYIVDIIVGNQTLAVSVDTGSSDTWFVSDYFECIRFWWQGPEYKPNCGLADGFTGNLSGGVLDNPPFVRSYMDTTFVSGYYGFEDVTVGSITAKNQRVGVVNYTFWAGDGLTSGLLGLGYPFMTSLDGAEQNQAPYDPVFTTMWKNKLIDPLFSIALSRESGDQGEPDGEVRTPEGSYLALGGLPPVEVDEESWARTKIHGVDAIPEWMFEQSDLGLYIIKPDSWVYGRETEDVTPAEADQGAVTTHGLTTNTTQFPVLIDVGATLSLLPKGLVQKLYAAFDPPAKYLSTNGLFFALCNATIPKFGVNIGENTFYFAPEDLLRQTARDPSGEYCRIGVTDVNGGPYVLGVSFLSSVVAVFDIENTEMRFASRTKY; this is encoded by the exons ATGAAATCCTCTCTTCTCGCATTCCTCGCAGTGGGCGTCGCGCACTCGGCCGGCCGGCTGCTCTACGCTACTCGACATGGACTTGTACCAGATACTGTCACGTCCAATGTCATCCCCATGCGCAAGCACATTGTGCCTTCTTCCCAACACCGCTCCAGTGTCGTGAAACCCGTATACCGCAGGACAGCAGACGTGAACCACCCGGCCAACTTGACCAACGTGCACGATGTCTATTACATCGTCGATATCATTGTTGGGAACCAGACTCTCGCTGTCAGTGTTGACACAGGATCAAGCGACACATGGTTTGTGTCGGACTATTTTGAGTGCATCAGGTTCTGGTGGCAGGGTCCAGAATAT AAACCAAACTGTGGACTAGCAGACGGCTTTACGGGCAACCTGTCGGGCGGAGTCCTGGACAACCCACCATTTGTCCGATCCTACATGGATACCACGTTTGTTTCGGGCTATTACGGGTTCGAAGATGTCACTGTTGGATCAATCACAGCCAAAAACCAACGCGTTGGAGTCGTCAATTACACGTTTTGGGCGGGCGATGGCCTTACCTCGGGTCTTTTGGGGCTGGGGTATCCCTTCATGACGAGCCTGGACGGGGCAGAGCAAAACCAGGCACCATATGACCCCGTTTTCACGACCATGTGGAAGAACAAGCTGATTGATCCTCTGTTCAGCATTGCGCTTTCCAGGGAGAGTGGGGACCAAGGCGAGCCGGATGGGGAGGTCAGGACGCCAGAAGGGTCCTACTTGGCACTAGGTGGTCTGCCACccgtggaggtggatgaggagagctGGGCGAGGACAAAGATTCACGGTGTTGACGCTATCCCCGAGTGGATGTTTGAGCAATCAGACCTGGGTTTATACATTATTAAGCCCGACTCGTGGGTATACGGACGCGAAACGGAGGATGTCACGCCGGCTGAGGCAGATCAGGGCGCTGTCACGACACATGGGCTGACAACAAACACTACCCAGTTTCCCGTTCTGATTGACGTGGGGGCTACACTCAGCTTGCTTCCTAAGG GTCTGGTTCAGAAGCTGTACGCGGCGTTTGATCCTCCCGCCAAATACCTGAGCACCAACGGCCTGTTCTTTGCCCTGTGCAATGCCACCATCCCCAAATTCGGTGTCAACATTGGCGAAAACACTTTCTACTTTGCGCCTGAGGACCTGCTGCGTCAGACGGCTCGTGATCCATCTGGGGAATATTGTCGAATTGGGGTCACGGACGTGAATGGGGGCCCCTATGTCTTGGGCGTGTCATTCTTGTCAAGCGTGGTCGCCGTTTTTGACATTGAAAATACCGAGATGAGGTTTGCTTCAAGGACAAAGTATTGA
- a CDS encoding hypothetical protein (antiSMASH:Cluster_10; EggNog:ENOG503P1JJ) has translation MPAGEIVTIINNSGKVISTGKQLVNIFKDAQAAYRERKEAVKAEKAQRAGIRRAQTFDVNLTRGGPYSEDFNYTHGPGKGGFIIEEIDDEKEKEYERRMIGAPPGRRRSHEDDDDGRSHASSRLTTRSKRTSYRQQALPAPAGPVSAAAPRTVVSLTESALKAHSEISAAAPSKAPSKAPSAAPGPGALVHRSRTEPVVNTVKKKKSIDMDLAYGSIPPDLAQRHDLAPKNVPISRSIGPTAITMTDRETEVDPQVDIDPQEAEALGLMDKIEEFLQEADCVHASATNMIESLQQKPEAAAAVALSLAELSALVGKMSPAFLAFLKGGSPAVFALLASPQFLIGAGVAAGITVVMFGGWKIVKKMTGNAPPVKEKPIAMRALPMASGAQQHQQRLQELESQAEQQSEASYQEPLVVDDVQELSSIEMWRRGIEPAFVEGTTMAGDDAAEIEMMSREAEKYARENFRSNKYDIEVEPSDSVSQIGWSPSKSMRTYKTYKSRSSRHHSTSKRNREDRMTEVSVDDVPERRSSRKDDGESVAGSERSHRGSRKTRDSKDRDGAESAVSDRSHRSSTSRRDHREKERDRDHSRLEGINEKDEGSSVAGNERSHRSKREREREREHKSEKKNDKDDDGSVASFRSARSTRSHREKERDRDDNSSSVSRSSKHISSKVTPVKEEGADEKDDRIKKPNMLKQLFKKLKDKEDRDSVVSVMA, from the exons ATGCCTGCCGGCGAGatcgtcaccatcatcaacaactcgGGCAAGGTGATCAGCACG GGCAAGCAACTGGTCAACATCTTCAAGGACGCCCAGGCTGCCTACCGAGAACGCAAAGAAGCCGTCAAGGCCGAAAAAGCACAGCGCGCCGGCATTCGTCGCGCTCAGACCTTCGATGTCAATCTGACCCGCGGCGGTCCCTACTCGGAGGACTTCAACTACACCCATGGCCCGGGAAAGGGAGGGTTCATCATCGAGGAGATTGACgacgagaaagagaaggaatATGAACGGCGGATGATTGGGGCGCCGCCCGGCCGGCGGAGATCAcacgaggacgacgacgacggccgAAGCCATGCATCATCGAGGCTTACCACCCGCTCCAAGCGGACCTCGTACCGCCAACAGGCTCTGCCGGCCCCTGCAGGTCCAGTCTCTGCTGCGGCACCGAGGACGGTTGTTTCCCTGACAGAATCCGCGCTCAAGGCCCACTCCGAGATATCCGCCGCCGCACCCTCCAAGGCGCCGTCCAAAGCCCCGTCCGCCGCCCCCGGCCCGGGCGCCCTTGTTCACCGGTCCCGAACCGAGCCTGTCGTAAACACGGtcaaaaagaagaagtccATCGATATGGACCTTGCCTACGGCAGCATTCCTCCCGATCTTGCCCAGCGCCACGACCTCGCCCCCAAGAACGTGCCCATCTCCCGCTCTATCGGCCCGACCGCCATTACCATGACAGACCGAGAGACAGAAGTAGACCCGCAGGTAGATATTGACCCACAGGAGGCCGAAGCGCTTGGCTTGATGGACAAGATCGAGGAGTTCCTGCAAGAGGCCGACTGTGTGCACGCCTCGGCCACAAACATGATTGAGTCACTTCAGCAAAAGCCCgaagctgctgccgccgtcgCTCTGTCCCTTGCCGAGCTCAGTGCCCTCGTGGGAAAGATGAGCCCAGCCTTCTTGGCTTTTTTAAAAGGAGGGTCCCCAGCCGTCTTTGCCTTGTTGGCTAGCCCGCAATTTTTGATTGGGGCGGGTGTGGCTGCGGGGATTACGGTGGTCATGTTTGGTGGGTGGAAGATTGTCAAGAAGATGACCGGCAACGCTCCGCCCGTGAAGGAGAAGCCCATTGCAATGAGGGCGCTGCCGATGGCATCGGGTGcccagcaacatcaacaaaggTTACAGGAACTCGAGAGCCAGGCCGAACAGCAAAGCGAGGCAAGTTATCAGGAACCGTTGGTTGTGGATGACGTGCAGGAATTGAGCTCGATCGAaatgtggaggaggggtatcGAGCCCGCTTTTGTCGAGGGAACCACGATGGCAGGTGATGATGCGGCTGAGATTGAGATGATGAGCAGGGAGGCCGAAAAATACGCCCGAGAGAACTTCCGCAGCAACAAGTACGACATCGAGGTCGAACCCTCAGACTCGGTTAGTCAGATCGGTTGGTCACCGTCAAAGAGTATGCGAACCTACAAGACGTACAAGTCCCGATCTAGCCGACATCACTCCACCTCGAAGAGGAACAGGGAGGATAGGATGACCGAGGTTTCGGTTGATGATGTCCCTGAGcgaaggagctcaaggaagGACGACGGGGAAAGCGTGGCCGGCAGCGAAAGGAGCCACCGAGGCTCCAGGAAGACCAGAGATTCCAAAGACAGAGATGGGGCTGAGTCTGCCGTGAGTGACCGGAGCCACCGTAGCAGCACCAGCAGGAGGGATCAccgggagaaggagagggataGGGACCACTCCAGGCTGGAGGGGATCAACGAAAAGGACGAGGGGTCGAGTGTTGCCGGTAACGAGAGGAGTCACCGCAGCAAGCgcgagagggagagggagagagaacATAAAAGTGAGAAGAAGAACGACAAGGATGACGATGGCAGTGTCGCCAGCTTCCGAAGTGCTCGAAGCACCAGAAGCCATCgtgaaaaagagagagacagagacgACAACAGTTCCAGTGTCTCGAGATCCTCGAAGCACATCAGCAGCAAGGTCACCCCCGTCAAGGAGGAAGGTGCTGACGAGAAGGATGACAGAATTAAGAAGCCGAACATGTTGAAGCAATTGTTCAAAAAGCTGAAGGATAAGGAGGACCGGGACTCGGTTGTCTCCGTGATGGCCTGA
- a CDS encoding hypothetical protein (antiSMASH:Cluster_9; COG:S; EggNog:ENOG503P40Z): protein MASQDEQDPFIAKGFDSEDDLKYASRPKQHPKTHLIIFISQILFFLLNITLFMTTKASNTDCTSCGALNQNVYHSPYSPAHSAIRYKVSQDKYEEGPSPFSGVPRLELDEAWSKLLRSSMIRLSADEMRKMNKTSVTLKDGSGYVGYLEAIHMLHCVKRMHQAQYPEHYPKLQAEDAFSTHHWDHCLEVLRKGIMCNADTTINTYLWQRDSHGKLMIKGNRTGPRKCTDWDKLQEWAEDRTIYGSDRDRFLESLVSPSEHGGGLGPLELGT from the exons ATGGCTTCACAAGATGAGCAAGATCCATTCATCGCCAAAGGCTTTGATTCGGAAGACGACCTGAAATATGCATCACGGCCAAAACAACATCCCAAAACCCATCTCATCATATTCATTTCCCAAATTCTGTTTTTTCTGCTCAACATCACTCTTTTCATGACTACCAAGGCATCCAATACAGACTGCACATCCTGTGGTGCGTTGAATCAGAACGTTTATCACAGCCCTTATT CCCCTGCACACTCAGCAATACGGTATAAGGTCTCCCAAGACAAGTATGAAGAGGGCCCAAGCCCATTTTCAGGAGTGCCTCGCCTCGAGCTGGATGAAGCCTGGTCAAAGTTGCTACGCT CCTCGATGATTCGATTATCGGCGGACGAAATGAGAAAGATGAACAAAACCTCTGTGACGCTCAAAGATGGATCTGGATATGTTGGATACCTTGAAGCAATTCATATGCTACATTGCGTA AAACGAATGCACCAAGCCCAATATCCCGAACACTACCCCAAGCTCCAGGCAGAAGATGCCTTTTCGACCCATCATTGGG ATCATTGCCTCGAAGTATTGCGTAAGGGAATCATGTGCAACGCCGATACCACAATAAACACGTATTTGTGGCAAAGGGACTCGCATGGTAAGTTGATGATAAAAGGGAATAGGACAGGACCAAGAAAATGCACCGACTGGGACAAACTGCAAGAGTGGGCGGAAGACAGGACAATATATGGGAGTGACAGGGATCGATTTCTTGAGAGTCTAGTAAGCCCCTCTGAGCACGGAGGGGGTTTAGGGCCCCTTGAACTTGGTACGTAG
- a CDS encoding hypothetical protein (antiSMASH:Cluster_9; COG:S; EggNog:ENOG503P2IV), whose product MLPFNSGSCYTILPLSLAMATYVTEQSTTAIGVLFPTLAIILLGIRTYGLFRHYSRRDIGIDDVLIVPAAFLTVTSGVAMAIGAQMHIIGGHSLDGSWGPEDNVKLGKFEYAFWMGHILAIGFIKLTLLFFFRGLFKGRAERTAFDYSNWTLIVLVILWTVLFLFLEIFACGLRPESGWESFESLRTKCMDTFGMLTGCSVFSWVLDLAIFIEPLIMIRTLNMSLKRKVQASIVFLFSGFAVIAGLLRMIPWIQIYMQDVRNPTIRILADDLPVTDQEGVVSIVLFWTYMEIGVGFIVSCVPRSAWIWDKLPSLTPLLSKMSRSFTSVASRSSTTKTGTTDHDSERKAQGMHSELHSQRSLVYMKGTSIGSRRSSENLELGIMP is encoded by the exons ATGCTTCCCTTCAACTCTGGTAGTTGTTATACCATCTTACCACTTTCCTTAGCTATGGCCACCTATGTCACTGAGCAGAGTACAACTGCGATTGGGGTTCTTTTCCCCACGCTAGCGATAATATTGCTAGGTATTCGTACCTATGGGCTTTTTCGGCATTACTCTCGACGTGATATCGGTATCGATGATGTCCTGATTGTACCGGCGGCG TTTCTCACGGTTACATCTGGCGTTGCGATGGCGATAGGGGCACAAATGCACATCATCGGTGGCCATTCCCTTGACGGCTCATGGGGGCCTGAAGATAACGTCAAGCTTGGAAAA TTCGAGTACGCCTTCTGGATGGGCCATATTCTCGCCATCGGCTTCATCAAACTTAccctgctcttcttcttccgggGTTTGTTTAAGG GCCGGGCCGAACGAACAGCATTTGACTACTCAAACTGGACACTCATTGTCCTTGTAATACTCTGGACAGTCTTGTTTCTCTTTCTCGAGATATTTGCCTGCGGGCTAAGGCCAGAGTCCGGATGGGAAAGCTTCGAGTCTTTGAGAACCAAGTGCATGGACACCTTCGGAATGCTAACCGGTTGTTCCGTCTTTAGCTGGGTGCTGGACCTGGCTATCTTTATCGAGCCGTTGATCATG ATCCGGACGCTGAACATGAGTCTAAAGCGGAAAGTGCAGGCGTCgattgtttttcttttcagtGGCTT TGCCGTGATTGCTGGACTCTTGCGGATGATTCCCTGGATTCAGATCTACATGCAAGATGTCAGGAATCCCACCATCAGAATCCTTGCTGACGATTTGCCGGTGACTGATCAAGAAG GGGTTGTATCAATTGTTCTGTTCTGGACATACATGGAAATTGGCGTCGGATTCATTGTCTCCTGCGTACCCCGAAGCGCTTGGATCTGGGACAAGCTCCCATCTCTCACGCCCTTGCTATCCAAGATGTCGCGATCTTTTACTTCAGTCGCATCCCGCTCATCGACTACCAAGACAGGCACGACTGACCATGATAGCGAACGGAAAGCTCAAGGGATGCATTCCGAGCTTCACTCACAGAGATCACTCGTCTATATGAAGGGCACTTCAATCGGTAGCCGGAGATCATCCGAGAACCTTGAATTGGGAATCATGCCATAG
- the MOD-A gene encoding Mod-A protein (COG:S; antiSMASH:Cluster_10; EggNog:ENOG503P1MN) produces the protein MDPNNDFPNSTVFVKVDDDQEMKVNMTALIFAIVALIGTFAQVLQQYIASAAGYSNCGESVMGEWHKSKKRAFRATELRFEVQFETPVIFICPPTNTKGPIPAKPIYFVDGSDQSLKDTRALLPKDEKSREERLASSKVHTADNERATWVNLLSQLQSMERESQEWQKDFYGQNPPLNPRSHIGFRDHTLAIAMQVKKRSWDNMPTDIKKPYATTAICHLLELAAIMGIYWQEFDRSRDRYRAEGNGYMLTGTNVNDLGLVFTFQICGKSRFKENRVIPVDEVKDLCCGFVPTLFQKSDKDKRRVEFPNEDAKDLSVLQFGSMNEIAETMVLIDCNTNTANYFRSKNTTARHSHLFPVPFELLGMLGKTLHIRNSAYRMLPNPTPYHWDKNFFNLRRLIKEYKKKIDDTDSEIAPTPRIQDLKADVAELVFDLNLDKKSATPGYSLPLLNNLHGVLDRCDVYLKEVADMDLVRMVVREHFQRILKMINDPQDKPGANTKDDGKHATGEERQRAERFSELSAASPEVRQEAFMELYFYSVLPEVRYRAVTSYKRQQTTGYAPSIRSRSGSLETLPDMKSFSEPVTPTVVSTPNRPLSPALAPPVPSPGPPPPALEKHRSTQSVPLLRVSTPTPPTVDKTTSLDTDATDIWCTLVLRMLCWLLLHDFNKKDVQIPKSELLGNRLPVYIA, from the exons ATGGATCCCAACAATGACTTCCCCAACAGCACCGTTTTTGTCAAGGTCGACGACGACCAGGAGATGAAGGTCAACATGACGGCCCTCATATTTGCGATTGTTGCCCTGATTGGCACCTTTGCACAGGTGCTTCAACAGTACATCGCCTCGGCCGCTGGCTACTCCAACTGCGGCGAGAGCGTCATGGGCGAATGGCACAAGAGCAAAAAGCGAGCGTTCCGAGCGACCGAGCTGCGATTCGAGGTTCAGTTTGAGACGCCTGTTATCTTCATCTGCCCGCCGACCAACACCAAAGGTCCCATCCCGGCGAAGCCCATCTACTTTGTCGACGGCTCTGACCAGAGCTTGAAGGATACACGCGCCTTGCTACCCAAGGATGAGAAGTCGCGGGAGGAGAGGCTTGCGTCGAGCAAGGTGCACACGGCAGATAACGAAAGAGCGACCTGGGTGAACTTGCTTTCCCAGCTTCAGTCCATGGAGCGGGAGAGCCAAGAATGGCAGAAGGACTTTTACGGCCAGAACCCGCCTCTGAACCCCAGATCCCACATCGGATTTAGAGATCACACCCTTGCCATCGCCATGCAGGTCAAGAAGCGCAGCTGGGACAACATGCCGACCGACATCAAGAAGCCGTATGCCACGACGGCCATTTGCCATTTGCTCGAGCTTGCCGCCATCATGGGCATCTACTGGCAAGAGTTTGACCGATCACGTGACAGATACCGCGCCGAAGGAAACGGATACATGCTTACGGGAACCAACGTCAACGACCTTGGCCTCGTCTTCACCTTTCAGATCTGTGGCAAGAGCCGGTTTAAAGAGAACCGTGTCATCCCGGTCGATGAGGTGAAAGATTTGTGCTGCGGCTTCGTGCCCACCCTCTTCCAGAAGAGCGACAAGGACAAGCGCAGGGTCGAGTTTCCAAATGAGGATGCCAAAGACCTGAGCGTCTTGCAGTTTGGGAGCATGAACGAGATTGCAGAGACCATGGTGCTTATTGACTGCAATACCAACACGGCCAACTATTTCCGATCCAAGAACACCACTGCCCGGCACAGCCATCTCTTTCCCG TGCCATTTGAGTTGCTTGGTATGCTTGGCAAAACACTGCATATCCGCAACAGCGCCTACCGCATGCTGCCGAACCCGACGCCGTATCATTGGGACAAGAACTTCTTCAATCTCCGCAGGTTGATCAAGGAgtacaagaagaagattgacgATACAGACTCGGAAATCGCACCGACTCCGCGAATTCAAGACCTCAAGGCGGATGTCGCCGAGCTGGTGTTCGACTTGAACCTCGACAAGAAGTCGGCAACTCCAGGCTACTCGCTACCGCTGCTCAACAACCTACACGGGGTGCTTGACAGGTGTGACGTTTATCTCAAGGAAGTAGCCGACATGGATCTGGTGCGTATGGTGGTCCGGGAGCACTTCCAAAGGATTCTCAAGATGATCAACGACCCACAAGACAAGCCCGGGGCCAACACCAAGGACGACGGCAAGCACGCCACCGGGGAAGAGCGCCAGCGGGCAGAACGCTTCTCGGAACTCAGCGCAGCAAGTCCCGAGGTCCGCCAGGAGGCTTTCATGGAACTGTACTTTTACAGCGTGCTCCCCGAAGTTAGATACCGCGCTGTCACGTCGTATAAGCGACAGCAAACCACTGGATACGCACCCTCGATCCGTTCACGCTCCGGTTCGCTCGAGACACTGCCAGACATGAAGTCCTTTTCCGAGCCAGTCACCCCTACCGTTGTCTCAACGCCCAACAGGCCTCTCTCGCCGGCTCTTGCGCCGCCAGTCCCGTCCCCAGGCCCGCCCCCGCCCGCATTGGAAAAGCATCGAAGCACCCAATCAGTGCCACTTTTGCGAGTCTCGacacccactcctcccacgGTGGACAAGACGACAAGCCTGGACACAGATGCCACAGATATCTGGTGTACCCTCGTGCTGCGTATGCTctgttggctgctgctgcatgaCTTCAACAAGAAGGATGTGCAGATCCCCAAGAGCGAGCTGCTGGGAAACCGGTTGCCTGTGTACATCGCCTAG
- a CDS encoding hypothetical protein (EggNog:ENOG503P18C; COG:S; antiSMASH:Cluster_10) translates to MSALFHTKDRSAKECHHVPGQERSTKSTILETGAALTQDFTPTKNICAHLNAFHVYASDPTRVVEANHYCGHLTEDVRQCLLYDSPDPGARLIGVEYMIKPHLYETLPQEERRLWHSHVFEVKSGMLVMPQPNSAVPTAAWEKAETEEMKEVIELYGKVYHLWQVDRGDRLPMGAPQLMTSITSFDQVPDLEKKMDERDQKFVGQAVDWRRKREIRKDLVEPTVHPDADYQVKRME, encoded by the coding sequence ATGTCAGCTCTTTTTCACACTAAAGATCGCTCTGCCAAGGAATGCCATCATGTTCCTGGCCAGGAGAGAAGCACCAAGTCCACCATCCTCGAAACCGGCGCCGCCCTGACCCAAGATTTCACTCCCACCAAGAACATCTGCGCCCATCTCAACGCCTTCCACGTCTATGCCTCTGACCCAACACGGGTAGTAGAGGCAAACCACTACTGCGGTCACCTAACAGAGGATGTTCGCCAGTGCCTGCTCTACGACTCACCCGATCCAGGCGCCCGTCTCATTGGAGTCGAGTACATGATCAAGCCTCATTTATACGAAACCCTACCTCAGGAGGAGCGCCGACTTTGGCACTCGCACGTCTTTGAAGTCAAGTCCGGCATGCTTGTCATGCCACAGCCCAACTCCGCCGTTCCTACAGCCGCCTGGGAAAAGGCTGAGACCGAAGAGATGAAGGAAGTAATCGAGCTTTATGGCAAGGTTTATCATCTCTGGCAGGTTGACAGAGGGGACAGGTTGCCCATGGGGGCACCGCAGCTGATGACAAGTATTACCTCTTTCGACCAGGTGCCCGatttggagaagaagatggacgAGAGAGATCAAAAGTTTGTTGGCCAGGCCGTGGACTGGAGACGGAAGAGAGAAATCAGGAAGGACCTTGTGGAACCAACTGTTCATCCGGACGCAGATTATCAAGTAAAGAGGATGGAATAA
- a CDS encoding hypothetical protein (antiSMASH:Cluster_9; COG:S; EggNog:ENOG503P5F9), which yields MTTDKHEQRPFLADDSQEIRSAGYSRHPIISQRTLLLASAISNVVLLVISALLSGTVFSVLGHAQKKAQLPDPYSPANSIVEFEYRGVIRNDSRFIGRPTQEWDKSMHDLMAGTLIRISHEELQLAGTDSIPLRDGGYAAGLGVAHNLHCVKKIKQFLYREHLYPDLDTGSQRFEDLQTHADHCLDFIRQGIMCHLDYSLYTVYWGERKDIPTHHDPPVQKCVNWEKLHNWMQERSANTDMLVRPWIE from the exons ATGACCACCGACAAGCACGAACAACGCCCTTTTCTCGCTGACGACAGTCAAGAGATCCGGAGTGCCGGGTATTCACGTCACCCGATTATTAGCCAAAGAACACTACTTTTGGCATCCGCGATCAGTAATGTAGTTCTTCTCGTGATCTCTGCTCTTCTTAGCGGGACAGTCTTTTCTGTCCTCGGTCACGCCCAGAAAAAAGCTCAGTTACCCGACCCATACT CTCCCGCGAACTCCATCGTTGAATTCGAGTATCGAGGCGTTATTCGCAATGACTCCCGCTTTATCGGGCGCCCAACGCAGGAATGGGACAAGTCGATGCACGACCTCATGGCTGGGACTTTGATCAGAATCTCACATGAGGAACTCCAGTTGGCCGGGACGGACTCCATTCCACTTAGAGATGGCGGCTATGCTGCTGGCTTGGGTGTGGCACACAACCTCCACTGCGTCAAGAAGATAAAACAGTTCCTATATCGAGAACACCTTTACCCAGACCTGGATACAGGTAGTCAAAGGTTTGAAGACCTTCAAACGCATGCGG ATCATTGTCTTGATTTCATCCGTCAAGGCATCATGTGCCATCTAGATTACTCGCTGTACACAGTGTACTGGGGAGAGCGGAAAGACATCCCAACACATCATGATCCGCCAGTGCAAAAGTGTGTGAACTGGGAGAAACTTCATAATTGGATGCAAGAAAGATCGGCCAACACAGATATGCTGGTACGGCCTTGGATAGAATAG